A genomic stretch from Desulfonispora thiosulfatigenes DSM 11270 includes:
- the serA gene encoding phosphoglycerate dehydrogenase: MRVLVCDPIEQEGLEALYEDPTMEIVHKYKSTEEEIIAIAPEYDAILVRSATKITKAIIDSATNLKVIGRAGVGVDNIDLDAATLKGIVVVNAPDGNTIAATEHTIGMMLALARNIPQAYFKLQEKVWDRKAFTGVELRNKTLGVVGLGKIGRQVAQRAKAFQMNVVGYDPYVNKERSVELDIEVMDLKELFAASDFITVHLPKTEETMGMINAETIAMMKDGVRILNCARGGIIDEPALYDAIKAGKVKGAAIDVFLKEPAIDNPLLELPEVIATPHLGASTEEAQFSVAKDVAEEVLKVLKGEPVKNAVNIPSISQELINELGPYIGLSETLGKFIAQIMDKPIEKIKINYNGNLAKYDLTTLTNTILKGLLRPVLADSVNYVNAPIVAKNRGIKVEEIKTESLKNYANLITLEVEGSGVVHNLAGTIFSNGEAKLVQLDNYSMDTTPTKHMLIVPHNDKPGMIGHIGNILGKYDVNVAGMQVGRKEIGGVAIMIISIDHSVPTEALEAMCTAEGIFDVRYVCL; this comes from the coding sequence ATGAGAGTATTAGTATGTGATCCAATTGAACAAGAAGGTTTAGAGGCACTATATGAAGATCCTACCATGGAGATTGTGCATAAATATAAAAGTACTGAAGAAGAGATAATCGCAATAGCACCAGAATATGATGCAATTTTAGTAAGAAGTGCAACGAAAATAACTAAAGCAATTATTGATAGTGCTACTAATTTAAAAGTAATCGGTAGAGCAGGGGTAGGGGTAGATAATATTGATTTAGATGCTGCTACCTTAAAGGGAATAGTAGTTGTAAATGCTCCAGATGGTAATACAATTGCCGCGACTGAGCATACTATAGGAATGATGCTTGCCCTAGCTCGTAATATCCCACAAGCTTATTTTAAACTACAAGAAAAGGTATGGGATAGAAAAGCATTTACTGGGGTTGAACTTAGAAATAAAACATTAGGTGTAGTAGGTTTGGGTAAAATTGGTCGTCAAGTTGCTCAAAGAGCTAAAGCTTTTCAAATGAATGTAGTAGGATATGATCCTTATGTTAATAAAGAAAGATCTGTGGAATTAGATATAGAGGTAATGGATTTAAAAGAATTATTTGCAGCAAGTGATTTTATTACCGTTCATTTACCAAAAACTGAAGAAACTATGGGTATGATTAATGCTGAGACAATTGCAATGATGAAAGATGGCGTAAGAATATTAAACTGTGCTCGTGGTGGAATTATTGATGAACCTGCTCTTTATGATGCAATTAAAGCAGGCAAAGTAAAAGGTGCCGCTATCGACGTATTTTTAAAAGAGCCAGCAATTGATAATCCATTATTAGAATTACCAGAAGTAATAGCTACTCCACATTTAGGTGCTTCTACTGAAGAAGCGCAATTTTCAGTAGCTAAAGACGTAGCTGAAGAAGTCTTAAAAGTATTAAAAGGTGAACCAGTTAAAAATGCTGTTAATATTCCAAGCATTAGCCAAGAATTAATTAATGAATTAGGACCTTATATTGGTCTTTCAGAAACTTTGGGTAAATTCATCGCGCAAATAATGGACAAACCTATTGAAAAAATCAAAATTAACTATAATGGTAATTTAGCTAAGTATGATTTAACAACTTTAACAAATACTATTTTAAAAGGTTTATTAAGACCAGTACTAGCTGATTCTGTAAACTATGTAAATGCACCTATTGTGGCTAAAAATAGAGGAATTAAAGTAGAAGAAATTAAAACAGAATCATTAAAGAACTATGCAAACTTAATTACTTTAGAAGTTGAAGGTAGCGGGGTAGTTCATAATTTAGCAGGTACTATCTTTAGTAATGGGGAAGCAAAGCTTGTACAATTAGATAATTACTCAATGGATACTACTCCTACTAAACATATGTTAATCGTTCCACATAATGACAAACCAGGTATGATTGGTCATATTGGTAATATCTTAGGAAAATACGATGTAAACGTTGCTGGAATGCAGGTAGGAAGAAAAGAAATTGGTGGGGTAGCAATCATGATTATTAGTATTGATCACTCTGTTCCAACCGAAGCTTTAGAGGCTATGTGTACAGCAGAAGGTATCTTTGACGTTCGCTATGTTTGCCTGTAA
- a CDS encoding ferritin-like domain-containing protein produces MFKAIEVLNFAVQVEKNGEIFYNTVAELSEDAKVKEIFTGLAKAEAQHIVDFTALMEGVSNVETPEAYEGEFEEYMKALVDSHVFIKNTDVKALAGKVSSPREAIDLAMSFEKDSILFFSELRRVVTDHNQNTIDDLINQEHAHIRTLARLRAQI; encoded by the coding sequence ATGTTTAAAGCAATAGAAGTATTAAACTTTGCAGTACAAGTTGAAAAAAATGGTGAAATATTTTACAATACGGTGGCTGAACTATCAGAAGATGCAAAAGTGAAAGAAATTTTCACTGGTTTAGCAAAGGCTGAAGCACAACATATTGTTGATTTCACTGCTTTAATGGAAGGTGTAAGTAATGTTGAAACTCCAGAAGCTTATGAAGGAGAATTTGAAGAATACATGAAAGCATTAGTTGATAGCCATGTGTTTATCAAAAATACTGATGTAAAAGCTTTAGCTGGGAAGGTTTCTAGCCCTAGAGAAGCTATTGATTTAGCAATGAGTTTTGAAAAGGATTCTATTTTATTCTTTAGTGAGCTTCGTCGTGTAGTTACTGATCATAATCAAAATACAATTGATGATTTAATTAACCAAGAACATGCACATATTCGTACACTAGCGAGACTAAGAGCACAAATATAG
- a CDS encoding pyrimidine-nucleoside phosphorylase — protein MRMVDLIEKKRDGLSLTKAEIDFIIQGFTSGEIPDYQVSAFLMAVYFKDMTKKERAHFTMAMVETGDQVNLSDIEGIKVDKHSTGGVGDTTTLILAPLVASLGIPVAKMSGRGLGHTGGTIDKLESIPGFNVELEQEKFIELINNNKIALVGQTGNLTPADKRFYALRDVTATVPSIPLIASSIMSKKIASGADAIVLDVKVGSGAFMKNIEDAKSLARAMVEIGDEVGRKTIAVISDMNQPLGYAIGNSLEVKEAIDTLKGKGPKDLYELCLNLGSQMLILANKAQNIEEAYTMLEDAINTGKALEKFKTFITAQGGDSQVVDNPSKLPEAKYQTEVKSREKGYVNEIKSDKIGIVASILGAGRKTKDSIIDLAVGIILHKKIGDQVQKGEVLATIHSNQENVNQAIDMIYDSYNFNLKPVNPPPLIIDVIKE, from the coding sequence ATGAGAATGGTTGATTTAATAGAAAAGAAAAGAGATGGCCTTTCGTTAACAAAGGCTGAAATTGACTTTATCATCCAAGGTTTTACTAGTGGAGAAATACCAGACTATCAAGTTTCTGCTTTTTTAATGGCTGTCTATTTTAAGGATATGACTAAAAAAGAAAGAGCTCATTTTACGATGGCTATGGTGGAGACTGGGGATCAGGTTAATTTAAGTGATATAGAAGGAATAAAAGTAGATAAACATAGCACAGGTGGTGTAGGAGATACAACTACCTTAATTTTAGCTCCTTTAGTAGCATCATTAGGAATACCTGTAGCAAAAATGTCGGGTAGGGGCCTAGGACATACTGGAGGAACTATTGACAAATTAGAATCTATTCCAGGTTTTAATGTTGAATTAGAGCAGGAAAAATTCATTGAACTAATAAATAATAATAAAATAGCCCTTGTGGGGCAAACTGGAAATTTAACCCCTGCGGATAAAAGGTTCTATGCTCTACGAGATGTAACAGCAACGGTTCCTTCAATTCCTTTAATAGCAAGCTCAATTATGAGTAAAAAAATTGCCTCAGGGGCAGATGCTATTGTTTTAGATGTAAAGGTTGGTAGTGGAGCTTTTATGAAAAATATAGAGGATGCTAAAAGTCTAGCTCGCGCAATGGTAGAAATAGGTGATGAAGTAGGACGTAAAACTATTGCTGTTATTTCAGATATGAACCAACCCTTAGGTTATGCGATTGGAAATTCTTTAGAAGTAAAAGAAGCTATTGATACTTTAAAGGGTAAGGGACCCAAAGATCTTTATGAATTATGTTTAAATTTAGGAAGTCAGATGCTAATTTTGGCAAATAAAGCACAAAATATAGAAGAAGCATATACTATGCTAGAAGATGCTATTAATACAGGAAAAGCCTTAGAAAAATTTAAAACGTTTATCACCGCTCAAGGAGGAGATTCTCAGGTTGTCGATAATCCTAGTAAGTTACCCGAGGCTAAATATCAAACAGAAGTAAAATCTAGAGAAAAAGGTTATGTTAACGAAATTAAGTCAGATAAAATAGGTATTGTAGCAAGTATATTAGGTGCAGGTAGAAAAACAAAAGATTCTATTATTGATTTAGCGGTCGGAATTATCTTACATAAAAAAATAGGTGATCAGGTGCAAAAAGGAGAAGTATTAGCAACTATACATAGTAATCAGGAAAATGTAAATCAAGCAATTGATATGATTTATGATTCTTATAATTTTAATTTAAAACCTGTTAATCCTCCCCCTCTTATCATAGATGTGATAAAAGAGTAA
- a CDS encoding sulfite exporter TauE/SafE family protein, which translates to MDLFITILFIGFIGAFISGLVGIGGAIIIVPMLYFIPPLFGLTGLSMQESAAISIVQVLVATGTAALVHKSNKTVNTDLVMWMGSSIIVASFIGGMGSKYVDETTLQIVFASLALIAAIMMFIPKKEVNSEEVVFNKPLAVLSAAVVGILAGLIGAGGSFLLVPVMLYILKIPLRVTIGSSLGIVFFSAVAGFAGKVLTGQIMWFLSLAIIIGAIPGANLGSKISNKVPAKTLKLLLALLISGSAIKMWLNIL; encoded by the coding sequence ATGGATTTATTTATAACCATTTTATTTATTGGGTTTATAGGTGCATTCATATCTGGTTTAGTAGGTATAGGAGGAGCTATTATAATTGTTCCAATGCTTTATTTTATACCTCCATTGTTTGGATTAACGGGTCTCAGTATGCAAGAATCTGCGGCAATTTCAATAGTACAGGTTTTAGTTGCCACGGGTACAGCAGCTCTTGTCCATAAATCTAATAAAACCGTAAATACGGATTTAGTTATGTGGATGGGATCAAGTATCATTGTTGCATCGTTTATTGGTGGAATGGGTTCAAAGTATGTTGATGAAACTACATTACAAATTGTGTTTGCCAGCCTTGCATTGATAGCTGCTATTATGATGTTTATACCTAAAAAAGAAGTTAATTCAGAAGAAGTAGTATTTAACAAACCTTTAGCAGTCTTATCCGCTGCTGTAGTAGGAATTTTAGCAGGATTAATTGGAGCTGGAGGATCATTTTTATTAGTTCCAGTTATGTTATATATTTTAAAAATACCTTTACGTGTTACAATTGGTAGTTCTCTGGGAATTGTATTTTTTTCAGCTGTAGCTGGATTTGCAGGAAAGGTTTTAACCGGGCAAATTATGTGGTTTTTATCGCTTGCAATAATTATAGGGGCTATCCCAGGAGCAAACTTAGGTAGTAAGATTAGTAACAAAGTACCAGCAAAAACCTTAAAATTACTATTAGCGTTATTAATTTCTGGTTCGGCTATTAAGATGTGGTTGAATATTCTATAA
- the serS gene encoding serine--tRNA ligase: MLDIKFVRSNPEVLQEALKKRGMNVDLQEFLALDEKRRELLTEVEQLKNQRNTVSKEIGNLKRQGQDASAMVEEMGLVGEKIKTLDEEERSLEEKMTNFLMYIPNIPHESLPVGADESANREERKWGNVPEFSFEPKPHWEIGENLGILDFERAAKVTGARFVFYKGVGARLERALINFMLDTHTLEHGYSEILPPFMVNRHSMEGTGQLPKFEEDAFKLNDTDYFLIPTAEVPVTNYHREEILKEEDLPFLYCAYSPCFRKEAGAYGRDTKGLIRQHQFNKVELVKFSHPDKSYEELEKLTANAEKILQLLELPYRVMTLATGDIGFSAAKTYDLEVWMPSFNGYREISSCSNFEDFQARRANIRFKSEGGKPRFVHTLNGSGVAIGRTTSAIMENYQQADGSIKVPTVLRPYLGGLEFIK; encoded by the coding sequence ATGTTAGATATAAAATTTGTAAGATCTAATCCAGAAGTATTACAAGAAGCTTTAAAAAAAAGAGGAATGAATGTTGATTTACAGGAATTTTTAGCTTTAGATGAAAAAAGAAGAGAATTATTAACTGAAGTAGAACAGCTAAAAAATCAGCGTAATACAGTATCCAAAGAAATAGGTAATTTAAAAAGACAAGGACAAGATGCGAGCGCCATGGTCGAAGAAATGGGACTTGTCGGGGAAAAAATCAAAACGTTAGATGAAGAAGAAAGATCCCTTGAAGAAAAAATGACCAATTTCTTAATGTACATACCAAATATACCTCATGAAAGTTTACCAGTTGGAGCAGATGAAAGTGCAAACCGCGAAGAAAGAAAATGGGGAAATGTACCGGAATTTTCGTTTGAACCTAAACCGCATTGGGAAATTGGTGAAAATCTAGGCATATTAGATTTTGAAAGAGCAGCAAAGGTTACAGGAGCACGTTTTGTCTTTTATAAAGGTGTAGGAGCAAGATTAGAAAGAGCTTTAATTAATTTTATGCTTGATACTCATACCCTTGAGCATGGTTACAGTGAAATATTACCTCCTTTTATGGTGAATAGACATAGCATGGAAGGAACAGGACAATTACCTAAATTTGAAGAAGATGCATTTAAATTAAATGATACTGATTATTTTTTAATTCCGACTGCAGAAGTACCTGTGACAAATTATCATCGGGAAGAAATTTTAAAAGAAGAAGATCTGCCATTTTTATATTGTGCATATAGCCCATGTTTTCGTAAAGAAGCAGGAGCTTATGGCAGGGATACTAAAGGCTTAATTCGTCAGCATCAGTTTAATAAAGTAGAATTAGTAAAGTTTAGTCATCCTGATAAATCTTATGAAGAATTAGAAAAACTAACAGCAAATGCAGAAAAAATATTACAGCTATTAGAATTACCATATCGTGTAATGACTTTAGCTACGGGGGATATTGGTTTTTCTGCAGCTAAAACATATGACTTAGAAGTATGGATGCCAAGCTTTAATGGTTATAGGGAAATTTCATCATGTAGTAATTTTGAAGATTTCCAAGCAAGAAGAGCTAATATCCGTTTTAAAAGTGAAGGTGGAAAGCCTAGATTTGTGCATACCTTAAATGGCTCAGGTGTAGCTATAGGTCGTACTACCTCTGCTATTATGGAAAATTATCAGCAAGCAGATGGTTCTATTAAAGTACCTACAGTATTAAGACCTTATTTAGGTGGGTTAGAATTTATTAAATAG
- the trpB gene encoding tryptophan synthase subunit beta — protein sequence MSLERGFFGEFGGSFVPNEMKEVLKKVEEVFYACKEDDDFHSELDYYLKEYVGRPNPLYYAQKLSEKLGGAKIYLKREELNHTGSHKINNVLGQVLLAKKMGFKRIIAETGAGQHGVATATAAALFGLECVIYMGEVDTKRQSLNVFRMELLGAKVVSVKTGTRTLKDAVDEALNDLVANSDNTYYVLGSAVGPHPYPEIVKYFQSIIGREAKEQILEKEGRLPDCIIACVGGGSNAIGLFSPFVKDKGVKIIGVEPAGKGLETGEHAASMTMGTPGTLHGFKCYVLADEKGEPLPTYCIAAGLDYPGVGPEHSYLKASGRAEYVTATDMEALDAFKELSKLEGIIPALESAHAISYAMKIAPTMSKDQIIIVNLSGRGDKDVQQVFEILNK from the coding sequence ATGAGTTTAGAAAGAGGCTTTTTTGGAGAATTTGGGGGGTCTTTTGTCCCAAATGAAATGAAAGAAGTATTAAAAAAGGTAGAAGAAGTATTTTATGCATGTAAAGAAGATGATGATTTTCACAGCGAGTTAGATTATTATTTAAAAGAATATGTGGGACGCCCTAATCCTTTATACTATGCACAGAAGCTGTCGGAAAAATTGGGTGGAGCTAAAATTTACTTAAAAAGAGAAGAACTAAATCATACAGGTTCACATAAGATTAATAATGTTTTAGGTCAAGTATTATTAGCTAAAAAGATGGGTTTTAAGCGGATTATTGCAGAAACTGGTGCAGGTCAACATGGTGTAGCAACTGCAACAGCAGCAGCCCTTTTTGGTTTAGAATGTGTTATCTACATGGGTGAAGTAGACACAAAGCGTCAAAGTTTAAATGTTTTTCGTATGGAATTACTAGGAGCAAAAGTAGTTTCAGTTAAAACTGGAACTAGAACTTTAAAAGATGCTGTGGATGAAGCCTTAAATGATTTAGTTGCAAATAGTGATAATACTTATTATGTTTTAGGGTCTGCAGTAGGTCCACATCCTTATCCTGAAATAGTAAAATACTTTCAATCCATAATTGGGCGAGAAGCTAAAGAACAAATTTTAGAAAAGGAAGGAAGATTACCTGATTGCATTATTGCTTGTGTAGGTGGTGGAAGTAATGCGATAGGATTATTTTCTCCTTTTGTAAAAGATAAAGGTGTAAAAATTATCGGAGTTGAACCAGCAGGAAAAGGTTTAGAAACAGGTGAACATGCGGCAAGCATGACGATGGGGACACCAGGCACCTTACATGGTTTCAAATGTTATGTTTTAGCTGATGAAAAGGGAGAACCTTTACCTACTTATTGTATAGCTGCTGGATTAGATTATCCTGGAGTGGGTCCAGAACATAGTTATTTAAAAGCAAGTGGCAGGGCTGAATATGTAACAGCAACTGATATGGAAGCACTAGATGCTTTTAAGGAGCTTTCAAAATTAGAAGGAATCATACCAGCCTTAGAAAGTGCCCATGCGATTAGTTATGCGATGAAGATAGCTCCTACAATGAGTAAAGATCAAATAATCATTGTTAATCTCTCAGGTAGGGGAGATAAAGATGTACAGCAGGTATTTGAAATATTAAATAAATGA
- a CDS encoding CBO0543 family protein — protein sequence MYNMEMMINWFFLILSLGLFAFLLRKPPLKDWLLIYFIRAFNAAILDCFVITYKLIEYPVRFLPHVFKPAILFDFFAYPTLGVLFNQMTYHDKVPMIIVKAFLLSLPITLLEWWFERNTDLINYLNWNIYITYFSLTLSFLFIRGVIAVIRHYSEKENLS from the coding sequence ATGTATAATATGGAAATGATGATTAATTGGTTTTTTTTAATTTTGTCGCTAGGTTTATTTGCATTTTTATTACGTAAGCCTCCTTTAAAAGATTGGCTGCTGATTTATTTTATTAGGGCTTTTAATGCAGCTATTTTAGATTGTTTTGTAATTACGTATAAATTAATCGAATACCCTGTGCGTTTTTTACCACATGTGTTTAAACCTGCTATTTTATTTGATTTTTTTGCCTATCCTACTTTAGGAGTATTATTTAATCAAATGACCTATCATGATAAAGTGCCCATGATTATTGTAAAGGCTTTTTTACTAAGTCTACCTATTACCCTTTTAGAATGGTGGTTTGAAAGAAATACCGACTTAATTAATTATCTTAATTGGAATATCTATATTACTTATTTTAGCTTAACTTTGAGTTTTCTCTTTATTAGAGGAGTAATAGCCGTTATTAGACATTATAGTGAAAAAGAAAATTTATCCTAA
- the pdxT gene encoding pyridoxal 5'-phosphate synthase glutaminase subunit PdxT: protein MIIGVIGDFHYVDLKLIENLGGNILKISDPLDFEKIQGLIIVGEDNVFLSRFIKRKGLIEKINEKAKQDLPILGIGAGMLILAREISNSKEFSLGFMDIKVRKNGFFYKRKEFSKLLKICALGYKPFLAKFINAPVVQELSPNVGILCTTEDKIIMVRQGNFLACSFFPLNEETFYRYFLNMIKDSY from the coding sequence ATGATAATTGGAGTAATAGGTGATTTCCATTATGTAGATTTAAAGTTAATAGAAAATTTAGGGGGAAATATATTAAAAATATCAGATCCACTTGATTTTGAGAAAATACAAGGTTTAATAATAGTAGGGGAAGATAATGTTTTTCTAAGTAGATTTATAAAAAGAAAGGGTCTTATAGAAAAAATAAATGAAAAGGCTAAACAAGATTTACCTATTTTAGGTATAGGAGCTGGTATGCTAATTTTAGCTCGAGAAATAAGTAATAGCAAAGAATTTTCCTTGGGCTTCATGGATATAAAAGTAAGAAAAAATGGGTTTTTTTATAAAAGAAAAGAATTTAGTAAATTATTAAAAATATGTGCCCTTGGATATAAACCTTTTTTAGCCAAATTTATCAATGCTCCTGTTGTGCAAGAACTAAGTCCTAATGTGGGTATTTTATGTACTACGGAAGATAAGATTATTATGGTAAGGCAAGGTAATTTTCTAGCTTGTTCTTTTTTTCCCTTAAACGAAGAAACATTTTATCGTTATTTTCTAAACATGATAAAAGATAGCTATTAA
- the tadA gene encoding tRNA adenosine(34) deaminase TadA, with translation MNHEYFMNEALIEAKKALAKNEVPIGAVIVREGEIIGRGHNLCETNNDATAHAEIMALRNAGQGLGTWRLNGALIYVTIEPCPMCAGALINSRIETVVYGADEPKFGSAGSQINLLQFPGFNHQVRIIAGIQKEECENLIKGFFKTLRERKKK, from the coding sequence ATGAATCATGAATATTTTATGAATGAAGCATTAATTGAAGCAAAAAAGGCTTTAGCAAAAAATGAAGTTCCAATAGGAGCGGTTATAGTTAGAGAAGGAGAAATAATAGGCAGGGGTCATAATTTATGTGAAACGAATAATGATGCAACTGCTCATGCTGAAATTATGGCTTTAAGAAATGCCGGTCAGGGGTTAGGGACATGGAGGTTAAATGGAGCTTTGATTTATGTAACAATAGAACCTTGTCCTATGTGCGCAGGTGCTTTAATTAATAGTAGAATAGAAACTGTAGTGTATGGAGCTGATGAGCCTAAATTTGGTTCAGCAGGGAGCCAAATAAATTTATTACAGTTTCCTGGTTTTAATCATCAGGTTAGAATAATCGCAGGTATACAAAAAGAAGAATGTGAAAATCTTATAAAGGGATTTTTCAAAACTTTAAGAGAACGAAAAAAGAAATAG
- the deoC gene encoding deoxyribose-phosphate aldolase, whose product MNKDAINNNLPKMIDHTLLKPDAQREDIIKLSKEALKYNFASVCVNPTWVKTAHDVLKGTEVKVCTVIGFPLGATNSEVKAFEAERAILDGAKEIDMVINIGSLKDKEDTLVLEDIKSVVKKAQGQVIVKVIIETALLTEEERIRACRLAVKAGADFVKTSTGFSGGGATAEDIQLMRKAVGPEIGVKASGGIKNYEDAFRMIKAGANRIGASKGIEIIKEVLKN is encoded by the coding sequence ATGAATAAAGATGCTATAAACAATAATTTGCCTAAAATGATTGATCATACTTTATTAAAGCCTGATGCCCAAAGAGAAGATATTATCAAACTTTCTAAAGAAGCCTTAAAATATAATTTTGCCTCTGTGTGTGTAAATCCAACTTGGGTAAAGACTGCTCACGATGTTTTAAAAGGAACTGAGGTTAAAGTGTGTACGGTTATTGGTTTTCCTTTAGGAGCTACAAATTCGGAAGTAAAAGCATTTGAAGCTGAGCGAGCTATCCTAGATGGGGCAAAAGAAATTGATATGGTTATTAATATTGGATCCTTAAAAGATAAAGAAGATACTTTGGTATTAGAAGATATAAAATCTGTAGTAAAAAAGGCCCAAGGTCAGGTAATTGTAAAAGTAATTATAGAAACTGCCTTATTAACCGAGGAAGAAAGAATACGGGCTTGTAGGTTAGCCGTTAAAGCTGGAGCAGATTTTGTTAAAACATCCACAGGTTTTTCTGGTGGGGGAGCAACAGCAGAAGATATTCAATTAATGCGTAAAGCAGTTGGCCCAGAAATAGGAGTAAAAGCATCAGGAGGTATCAAAAATTATGAAGATGCCTTCCGAATGATAAAAGCAGGAGCAAATAGGATTGGTGCAAGTAAGGGTATTGAAATTATTAAAGAAGTCTTAAAAAATTAG
- a CDS encoding pyridoxal-phosphate-dependent aminotransferase family protein, whose protein sequence is MYEKQLLLIPGPTMVPPRVLRAMSAPSMGHRSKEFSAIIKDVADNLKKVFQTEQDVYILTSSGSGAMEAAVVNFINRDDKVLVLVNGKFGDRFVKINQRVGAEVIRVDYEAGTSANPEDVKNMLAKNPDIKAVFVQHNETSTAVVNNVKAIKQAMGDHEALLIVDSISGMAVADLPVDEIGADVVVAGSQKAFMLPPGLAFITVSEKAWKVNENCTSFNFYFDLRAAKKNYAQDTTPFTPATNLILGLKEALDIILEQGLESKFKQQLKFKKIIREAVKAMGLDVLVKDEQSASPGVTAVMVPENIAWKDINNIMLNEFNVLLAGGQDELKGKIFRIGHMGYVQETDLLTVIADLEMALYKLGYKLELGQGVKAAQEVILNLKGEM, encoded by the coding sequence ATGTATGAAAAGCAATTATTATTAATTCCTGGTCCAACAATGGTTCCGCCAAGAGTTTTACGGGCAATGTCTGCTCCAAGTATGGGACATAGATCAAAGGAGTTTAGTGCAATTATCAAGGATGTTGCTGATAACTTAAAAAAGGTTTTTCAAACTGAGCAAGATGTTTATATCTTAACCTCATCTGGTTCTGGAGCTATGGAAGCAGCAGTAGTTAATTTTATTAATCGTGATGATAAGGTCTTAGTTTTGGTTAATGGTAAATTTGGAGATAGATTTGTTAAGATTAATCAAAGAGTAGGCGCTGAAGTAATTAGAGTAGATTATGAAGCAGGAACATCTGCAAATCCTGAAGACGTTAAAAATATGTTAGCTAAAAATCCGGACATTAAAGCAGTTTTTGTACAGCATAATGAAACTTCAACTGCAGTTGTAAATAATGTTAAAGCAATTAAACAAGCAATGGGTGATCATGAAGCACTGTTAATTGTGGATAGTATTTCTGGAATGGCGGTTGCAGATTTACCAGTAGATGAAATAGGTGCTGATGTAGTTGTTGCAGGTAGTCAAAAAGCTTTTATGCTTCCTCCAGGACTTGCATTTATAACTGTTAGTGAAAAAGCATGGAAAGTAAATGAAAATTGCACGAGCTTTAACTTTTATTTTGATTTACGTGCTGCTAAAAAGAATTATGCCCAGGATACAACACCATTTACTCCAGCAACTAATTTAATTTTAGGATTAAAAGAGGCCTTAGATATTATTTTAGAACAAGGTTTAGAATCAAAATTCAAGCAACAATTAAAGTTTAAAAAAATAATTAGAGAAGCTGTAAAGGCTATGGGCTTAGATGTTTTAGTAAAAGATGAACAAAGTGCTTCTCCAGGAGTAACAGCAGTAATGGTTCCTGAAAATATTGCGTGGAAAGACATTAATAATATTATGCTAAATGAATTTAATGTTTTACTTGCAGGTGGACAAGACGAGTTGAAAGGGAAAATATTCCGTATAGGTCATATGGGATATGTGCAAGAAACTGATTTATTAACAGTTATAGCTGATTTAGAAATGGCTTTATATAAATTAGGATACAAATTAGAGTTAGGCCAAGGCGTAAAGGCAGCTCAAGAGGTTATACTTAATTTAAAGGGGGAAATGTAA
- a CDS encoding universal stress protein — translation MNKILLPIDNNGLQLCSFEMAKDLASKYGAEIVICNVQDPEIPFTLIEEEAIKENAKGYDNQVKNVVLDKAREMFEGLDLKITTLTAFGNPAAKVLDIAEKEECDFIIMCTHGMSATKRFLIGSVTNKVVHHSKVPVLVVRSAPAK, via the coding sequence ATGAATAAAATATTATTACCAATTGATAATAACGGTTTACAATTATGTTCTTTTGAAATGGCAAAGGATTTAGCTTCAAAATATGGAGCTGAAATAGTTATCTGTAATGTTCAGGATCCAGAAATTCCATTTACGCTAATTGAAGAAGAAGCTATTAAAGAAAATGCTAAAGGATATGACAATCAAGTTAAAAATGTAGTTTTAGATAAGGCCAGAGAAATGTTTGAAGGTTTAGATCTTAAAATTACTACTTTAACTGCTTTTGGAAATCCAGCAGCAAAGGTTTTAGATATAGCGGAAAAAGAAGAGTGTGATTTTATTATCATGTGTACACATGGAATGTCAGCAACGAAGAGATTCCTAATTGGTAGCGTAACTAATAAAGTAGTACATCACTCAAAGGTTCCGGTATTAGTAGTAAGATCAGCACCAGCTAAATAA